The genomic stretch CTTCCGTATCACCAAGGACAATAAGATTTTACATCCAGAAAGAACTGATTGACCGCCCCGTCGGTCAGCGCAAGGCAGCCCATTACACCCGTGAGCATGTCCGCCAGCTATTGGAGGTCGAAAAATGGAAAGCCGCCGGCGTATCGTTGGATGCCATTCGGGCTATCATGTCAGGGGAGCAGACCAGCCTTGGGATTCCTGAAACAATGCAGCGACCCGGAGAGATCAAAATCTGCTCCAAAGTGTGGTTGGCACCCGGTCTTGAACTACACCTTGATCCTTCGGAACTAAAACTCAATACTGAACAATTACGACGGCTAGCTGGAAAAATATCCGACTTGGTTTCTTCTATGACTTCAAAGGAGTGACGTCCATGTATTCCGACACCACTGCCCCGACATTGAAAACCACTGATTCACGCAACGTCTGCCTCCAAGGAGTAGATATCCGCGTTGACATCCACGACTATCTTGCCGCCACGCGCATGACCTACATATTTGTCAACAGTGAGGACGCCAGCATTGAAACTGTCTACACCTTCCCACTGCCTATCGATGGAGTGTTGACAAATCTACGCGTGAAAATCGGCCAGCGCGAGATGCACGGCGTGGCTGTTGAAAAAAGTCAAGCTCAAGAAGAATACGAACAGGCGGTGTGCGATGGCGACTCACCGATTATGCTGGAACGCCTGGACTCGGGCCTCTACATTTTGGTCCTTCCGGAATTGCTGTGGGTAAATGACTTGGTTAGGAGTCTTCTCACGGAGGACGCCGATGAGAGACACCGAACTTTACGCGCAGATTCTTGGAGTCAAAGCCCCTTGGTTTGTTGACAAGGTTGATCTGAAAGTATCCGAGAATAGTGTTGATATTTGGCTAAACCATGGCCCGGGCGAGCGCTGGCCCTGCCCAGAATGCGGCAAGCTTCTGCCCTGCCGGGACCATGCAGGGGAACGAGTCTGGCGCCATCTGGATACGTGTCAGTTCAAGACGTTACTTCATGCCCGAGTTCCACGAGTTGAATGTCCGGAACATGGAGTGCACCAGGTGCTTGTGCCCTGGGCTGAGCCACGGTCGCGCTTCACCTTGCTCATGGAACGCTGGATCATAGATGTGCTCACGGAGTGCTCGACAGTGGAAGGCTCTCGGCGCTTGCTGAAACTCACATGGGATGAGGTTTGGGGAGTAATGGAGCGAGCTGTTCGACGAGGTCTTTCACGCAAGGAGGCCCGTCCGATTCATTATCTCGGAGTGGACGAGAAAGCATTCCGCAAAGGGCACTCCTACATGACCATCGTCTGCGACCTTATGCGCAGCACGGTCGAGCATGTTTCCGAAGAGCGGAAGAAGAGCAGCTTGGAGGAATATTACCGCAGGCTCTCACCCGATCAACTGGATTCTATACGGGCCATCGCAATGGATATGTGGGAGCCATATTTCACGGCGACCATGGCGCATGTGCCGGATGCCGGAGCCAAAATCGTCCACGACAGATTTCATGTGATGAAACACGTGAACGGAGCCGTGGATAAAGTGCGCAAGCAAGAACATAAGGCCCTGATGACTCAGGGCGACGAAACCCTCAAAGGGACCAAGTACCTTTGGCTGTTTCGGCCCGAGAACTTGCCTGCCAAGCATCAGCCGACATTCGACGTCCTCAAGACCAGCACTCTCAAGGTGGCCAAAGCGTGGGCCATGAAAGAGAACTTGCAGTCATTGTGGGGCTATATGTCTCCTGGATGGGGACGTAGATTCTTCAAACGTTGGATAAAATGGATTGATCGTTCCGACTTGAAACCAATGAAGCGGGTGGGACAGTTACTTTCGCGGCATCTTGAAAATATCCTGACTTTCTGCCGCCACCGGATCACCAACGGCGTCGCCGAAGGATTAAACAGCAAGATCATGAGCATCAAGCGAAAGGCGTGCGGGTACAGCAACAAGGATCATTTCAAGACGGCGATCTA from Desulfomicrobium apsheronum encodes the following:
- a CDS encoding ISL3 family transposase, translated to MRDTELYAQILGVKAPWFVDKVDLKVSENSVDIWLNHGPGERWPCPECGKLLPCRDHAGERVWRHLDTCQFKTLLHARVPRVECPEHGVHQVLVPWAEPRSRFTLLMERWIIDVLTECSTVEGSRRLLKLTWDEVWGVMERAVRRGLSRKEARPIHYLGVDEKAFRKGHSYMTIVCDLMRSTVEHVSEERKKSSLEEYYRRLSPDQLDSIRAIAMDMWEPYFTATMAHVPDAGAKIVHDRFHVMKHVNGAVDKVRKQEHKALMTQGDETLKGTKYLWLFRPENLPAKHQPTFDVLKTSTLKVAKAWAMKENLQSLWGYMSPGWGRRFFKRWIKWIDRSDLKPMKRVGQLLSRHLENILTFCRHRITNGVAEGLNSKIMSIKRKACGYSNKDHFKTAIYFFCGGLDLYPRSV
- a CDS encoding VIT domain-containing protein encodes the protein MYSDTTAPTLKTTDSRNVCLQGVDIRVDIHDYLAATRMTYIFVNSEDASIETVYTFPLPIDGVLTNLRVKIGQREMHGVAVEKSQAQEEYEQAVCDGDSPIMLERLDSGLYILVLPELLWVNDLVRSLLTEDADERHRTLRADSWSQSPLVC
- a CDS encoding helix-turn-helix domain-containing protein, translated to MNTIDNKLSIAEVSSLTSVSPRTIRFYIQKELIDRPVGQRKAAHYTREHVRQLLEVEKWKAAGVSLDAIRAIMSGEQTSLGIPETMQRPGEIKICSKVWLAPGLELHLDPSELKLNTEQLRRLAGKISDLVSSMTSKE